The following nucleotide sequence is from Glycine max cultivar Williams 82 chromosome 9, Glycine_max_v4.0, whole genome shotgun sequence.
CTATCTTCATTCACACTCTGGATTCAAAGTTTAGAATCAATCTTTGTGGCTCGTCCCTCtctattttatctatatatatatatatattactgtgATACGTAAGAATAtgagaataaataataattaatcttagATTAAAACTACAAATATTAGTAAGAAATTATAAACTCCTTTTATAAGACTATCATTGTTGTTGCCACTAATATTATCACATTATTACTATTATCATTATCGTGTGTGCTGACAAAAGTGACTGAGGATGGTGATGGGTCACATTAGTGATAACAACATTGGTGAAAGCTATTTTTCTTAAGCAAAATTAGTTTagacaaaaacattaaaaaacataaagttatttattttattaaaataagtgtttttttaacaaataagtttGTTTAAACTGAACTATTATTTACCATTTAATATGAACAATGACATGCCTCAAAATATTAGATGCCACCACTTTTGGTAGTCGTTCAATATAAATTGACATTAAATTCCGAAAAAGAATTATCATCAATAATCAAGGCAAAATTATATGTAGGAAAACCTTTCCCTTAAAAGTCCCGGCTATCATTAtagaaaaattatcatttaagaGTAACTTTCCTTTACAAAAGGAGACAAATGCAATGAAGCCTCTATTTACAATATAGAGATGTCACTAGGCAGAAACTGTTTTCTCATTTCTACAGTCTTTGCGGTTGCATACATTTCGAAAGGGATAGTTGAGGTTACCGCATTTTTCACAAGTCCAACTACCTTCAGGGATAACTGCTGTATTTGGTTTGTTTGAGCTCTTCAATAAAACAAGGAAAAGTAAAAATCAGTAAATAATGTTACATTGAaaacaaggaaagaaaataCCCTCACCCTAACAAAAATCTATTAAAAGAAGGGATAAAAGCAACATAAGGTACACACTATAACATGATAAAAAGTTAAGTTGCTAAGTAGAAAAATCATCCAAACTAACAGGTAAAACTTGAAAGGTAAAACATTGAGCTAAGTCTGATTAGTTTAGAATATcacatatttttacttttttaaaaaaagcaacATTCgcatatttttctcattttgtaattatttaaagaTTATTTTCTAAAGACTCTCCCTCttataattcattttatctttaggtGCAATATTCATTCATGATTCATGTAAAAAGGCAATCATTAGAGCATTGCAAAACAAAGATGAAACACTTACAGGTTTGACGGCTCCACAATGTTTGATGTTGCAAGTGGTTCTAAAGGCAAAATTAACATTGTCACACCTTGGACAAATCCAGTCCCCTTCAGACAAACCATCAGGCCCTGCACAAACAATGCAACAtggttcatttttttatatttcttttttcttgcttAATGTATTAAGACAATTAAGATGCAATGTTAATGATTCTACTGCAAAGGTTCATATAAATGCAGAATATAACACATACACTTTGATTTTGTCTGTTGCCTGAGTGTGTCAGATGATTGATAACTGCAAAATCTGagctaatttgatagtcaattttgactaataatgataataatttcttCACATTATTATcgattttaatgaaataacgaagaaattaacatctttgcaattttttattagcagaaataaacaaaaaaaagaagatttcaagcactttagaagaaattaaagaaaatctgAAAGAAAAAGCATTGAATAAGGATTGGACAGCTCACTCAGCGCGCAATCCAAACTTAGCGCAtactctcgcttagcgggcGAGTTCAAGCTTAGCGTGCAGTCTCACTCAGCACGCAACATAGGCTTAGCGCGAGAAGGCCCACAAGGAAGCCCAGATTCGCATTTAGCGTGAAAGTCCGCGCTAAGCACGAGGTCAGCGTGAAAAGTAAGCtaccttaggcctataaaaggagtaggaagcaaaaggaaaagagaCACCAAGTCTCAGCTATACAAAGTCTGAGCCTATCCCTTAGAGGAAACCTCTTCCTTAGCCATTCCCCATTTTCTTGCTATTAGTCATCCAACCCCTTCTTCCATGAGCCCCATAAGTGTAAAACCTCTCATGGGTATGAGAGGCTAAATCCCTTTTGTTGGGAGCCTAGAGGCCAaactcttgtaatgtaattcttccctattatctatttaatgcaattctATTTCTATTATTCTTCGTTGTACTTTTCTGTTAttatggtctgatcacccatataATGTTTAAAGgataatgcattgaaaaatgattattttttaaagaactgGGGAAGGGTatctaaataaattcattactagaaataaattgatatttgttttgccCTAAAGAATTCTTGCATCTCTTATCTTAATGCGGTTTGTTACTTTTGTCTCTACAAAGAAATTTGGGGGGAAAGGATAAATAACTAGGCCCTCCATGTGAGAAACCAAAGATAGGGTAATTTAGTAGATGCGGGTGGAAACAGGGATTTCATTAAGTAGAGAAAATCTTTTACATTACATTATAAGTAGTTTTGGCATATTAGGCCCCAACATTATCACATTCTGATTTCACTTTTTGcatttaagttattatttattttcttgttatctttttctttatcttactCCAAATTTCACACTTCcaattctttatctttatctttttctacttcttttcaTTACTTAATAATTGGGTTTGCATCACTTAAGTACAACCAAAGTTCACATGAATTCGACACTTAGACTtccattttaatctttactacttgtgataaaattgatACACTTGATAATAAGTTAACAATGATGTTGAAGATGGATCTTGATGACAGATGTTAGAGccttagttttgtaattttattatgaaCCATAAAGTCAAACTCTAAAATACCAGCTATGAACTACAAAGGCTAGCGGGTAGTAGTTGAAAAAACAACAGGTAATTATTACATTTCACACTCCAATAGATTTCTAAAGTCTTTTATGTTAATACttcatattttcaatatatcttTATATAATATGGTGAGAAGTGAGCATTTACATCGAAACTTGCTTCTTTTCCTTGTGGAACAAGCTTTGCTTCTTAAACTGAAGTTCTTCAAAAACAACActtatttataagtattttttttttctttcccacaACACATTGGTATAACTACTAAGCCaagttcaatattttaaaaaactattaagCTAACCTTTTGCAAAGGACAACTAGTCGAAGAGCAAGAAAATTCTTAAGGTGAATTAATAtatgaaaacaagaaacaaacaaatataccAAAGATACCATGATATACAGATAAATCAAGAGGTAATAGATCCTGAAAATACCTCCTCTGCGTTTTCGAGATGCAAAATTATCAGCTACTAATCCTTCAGCCCATGGAGGAGGAGGACTTTGAAAGCCATATCCATAGCCATCAATTCTGGGCCTTGGGCCATAATTAATACCTGATTCAATggtaacttaaataattataggTGCACAACTAAAGAAACACCGATACAGTTACTAGAAGAATACCTCCAAAGCTTGCAGGTGGGAACATGGGCAATGGACTGTATGGTGCACGAGCCCTAGCATACAAACCATAATCATACTGTAGGCCAGGATGAGGTATTGGGGATCCAAACTGACTTGGTATTCCATATGATGGAGGAGGAATGCCAAAACCACCATGGTAGAAGGGATGACTGTTTCTATATGGGCTTATAATGGGGGCTGGCTGCAGATCC
It contains:
- the LOC100806059 gene encoding ranBP2-type zinc finger protein At1g67325 isoform X2 produces the protein MASTKVNNRGSPGSKRFRNDASRKDGDWTCPNCGNLNFSFRTVCNQGHCGAPRPSLTITPPAPIISPYRNSHPFYHGGFGIPPPSYGIPSQFGSPIPHPGLQYDYGLYARARAPYSPLPMFPPASFGGINYGPRPRIDGYGYGFQSPPPPWAEGLVADNFASRKRRGDFAVINHLTHSGNRQNQSGLMVCLKGTGFVQGVTMLILPLEPLATSNIVEPSNLAQTNQIQQLSLKVVGLVKNAVTSTIPFEMYATAKTVEMRKQFLPSDISIL
- the LOC100806059 gene encoding ranBP2-type zinc finger protein At1g67325 isoform X1, with product MASTKVNNRGSPGSKRFRNDGTYMIFMVPNTATSRKDGDWTCPNCGNLNFSFRTVCNQGHCGAPRPSLTITPPAPIISPYRNSHPFYHGGFGIPPPSYGIPSQFGSPIPHPGLQYDYGLYARARAPYSPLPMFPPASFGGINYGPRPRIDGYGYGFQSPPPPWAEGLVADNFASRKRRGDFAVINHLTHSGNRQNQSGLMVCLKGTGFVQGVTMLILPLEPLATSNIVEPSNLAQTNQIQQLSLKVVGLVKNAVTSTIPFEMYATAKTVEMRKQFLPSDISIL
- the LOC100806059 gene encoding ranBP2-type zinc finger protein At1g67325 isoform X3 produces the protein MASTKVNNRGSPGSKRFRNDGTYMIFMVPNTATSRKDGDWTCPNCGNLNFSFRTVCNQGHCGAPRPSLTITPPAPIISPYRNSHPFYHGGFGIPPPSYGIPSQFGSPIPHPGLQYDYGLYARARAPYSPLPMFPPASFGGINYGPRPRIDGYGYGFQSPPPPWAEGLVADNFASRKRRGGPDGLSEGDWICPRCDNVNFAFRTTCNIKHCGAVKPSSNKPNTAVIPEGSWTCEKCGNLNYPFRNVCNRKDCRNEKTVSA
- the LOC100806059 gene encoding ranBP2-type zinc finger protein At1g67325 isoform X4, translating into MASTKVNNRGSPGSKRFRNDASRKDGDWTCPNCGNLNFSFRTVCNQGHCGAPRPSLTITPPAPIISPYRNSHPFYHGGFGIPPPSYGIPSQFGSPIPHPGLQYDYGLYARARAPYSPLPMFPPASFGGINYGPRPRIDGYGYGFQSPPPPWAEGLVADNFASRKRRGGPDGLSEGDWICPRCDNVNFAFRTTCNIKHCGAVKPSSNKPNTAVIPEGSWTCEKCGNLNYPFRNVCNRKDCRNEKTVSA